A single region of the Streptomyces virginiae genome encodes:
- a CDS encoding ABC transporter ATP-binding protein yields MTDRHHPSSSGVTVRALSRTFGTKTVLHDVSMDVPTGSVTGFLGANGAGKSTTIRIMLGLLRGGGHTAFLYRPLSAWNSPGLVVGAVLGGVAGHPSHRVRTHLAMVAAGMGLSEHRVGEVLELVGLQEAATSRLGTLSLGMAQRVGIAQALLGNPPVLILDEPGNGLDPHSLRWLRTFLRHLAGEGRAILVSSHLLAEMEQLADRVVVLAQGRVVAQTTVRDIKARTGTVTAQSPDTARLIKIVEHAGGTAQPLQDGLVSISGLDRFQLGTLAAAASLPLSWLDERHLSLEDYYISVAQEEFHIR; encoded by the coding sequence GTGACCGACAGACACCACCCCTCCAGCAGTGGTGTGACGGTGCGCGCACTGAGCCGCACCTTCGGTACGAAAACCGTTCTCCACGACGTGTCCATGGACGTACCAACCGGCTCGGTGACCGGATTCCTCGGCGCCAACGGCGCCGGAAAGAGCACCACAATCCGCATCATGCTCGGCCTCTTGCGAGGCGGCGGGCACACCGCCTTCCTCTATCGCCCACTGTCCGCCTGGAACTCACCGGGGCTTGTGGTCGGTGCTGTCCTCGGCGGCGTGGCAGGCCACCCGTCCCACCGAGTACGGACGCATTTGGCCATGGTCGCAGCGGGTATGGGGCTGTCAGAGCACCGGGTCGGTGAGGTCCTCGAACTCGTGGGGCTGCAGGAGGCCGCCACATCGCGGCTGGGGACGCTGTCTCTGGGCATGGCGCAGCGGGTGGGCATCGCCCAGGCGCTGCTCGGGAACCCGCCCGTGCTGATCCTCGACGAACCAGGGAACGGCCTCGACCCGCACTCCCTGCGATGGCTGCGCACGTTCCTGCGCCACCTTGCCGGGGAAGGGCGGGCCATTCTCGTCTCCAGCCATCTGTTGGCGGAGATGGAACAGCTCGCCGACAGGGTGGTCGTGCTGGCGCAAGGCCGGGTGGTCGCACAGACCACGGTGCGCGACATCAAAGCCCGGACCGGGACCGTCACCGCGCAGAGTCCGGATACCGCGCGGCTGATCAAGATCGTTGAACATGCCGGCGGCACGGCGCAGCCGCTCCAGGACGGCCTCGTCTCGATCAGCGGCCTCGACCGTTTCCAGCTCGGAACACTGGCCGCCGCCGCATCGCTGCCCCTGAGCTGGCTGGACGAACGGCACCTCTCGCTGGAGGACTACTACATCTCCGTCGCGCAGGAGGAGTTCCACATCCGATGA